A region of Streptomyces sp. NBC_01788 DNA encodes the following proteins:
- a CDS encoding dioxygenase family protein, translated as MSAATRERMPALYLGHGAPPLADDPVWPGQLAAWSAELPRPKAILVVSAHWEEAPLALGAIETVPLVYDFWGFPEHYYRVRYAAPGAPELAESVRKLLRAPGMPVQDVPDRGLDHGAYVPLVEMFPAADIPVLQVSMPTLDPVRLMDIGRRLAPLRDEGVLIVGSGFFTHNLAALRHAGVPSWSAEFDDWGRRALESRDWDALLDFLDKAPAGRYAHPRTEHFAPLFVTMGAAEAGGELGTQRTVIDGFWMGLAKRSVQFG; from the coding sequence ATGTCCGCTGCCACCCGAGAGCGCATGCCCGCCCTCTACCTCGGCCACGGTGCTCCGCCGCTCGCGGACGACCCGGTCTGGCCCGGCCAGCTCGCCGCCTGGTCCGCCGAGCTGCCCCGCCCCAAGGCGATCCTCGTGGTCTCCGCACACTGGGAGGAGGCCCCGCTGGCCCTCGGCGCCATCGAGACGGTCCCCCTCGTCTACGACTTCTGGGGCTTCCCCGAGCACTACTACCGGGTGCGCTACGCCGCCCCCGGTGCACCCGAACTCGCCGAGAGCGTGCGGAAGTTGCTGCGCGCGCCCGGAATGCCCGTGCAGGACGTCCCGGACCGCGGCCTCGACCACGGCGCCTACGTCCCGCTCGTCGAGATGTTCCCCGCCGCCGACATCCCCGTGCTCCAGGTCTCCATGCCGACCCTCGACCCGGTCAGGCTCATGGACATCGGCCGCAGGCTGGCGCCGCTGCGCGACGAGGGCGTGCTGATCGTCGGCTCCGGCTTCTTCACCCACAACCTGGCCGCCCTGCGCCACGCCGGGGTGCCGAGCTGGTCCGCCGAGTTCGACGACTGGGGCCGGCGTGCCCTGGAGTCCCGCGACTGGGACGCCCTGCTGGACTTCCTCGACAAGGCCCCGGCCGGCCGGTACGCCCACCCGCGCACCGAGCACTTCGCCCCGCTGTTCGTGACCATGGGTGCGGCGGAGGCCGGGGGCGAGCTGGGTACGCAGAGGACCGTGATCGACGGCTTCTGGATGGGCCTGGCCAAGCGTTCCGTGCAGTTCGGCTGA
- a CDS encoding MFS transporter, with protein MSETAAKAPGVPEASGDPSRWKALVFIALAQLMVVLDATIVNIALPSAQRDLGISDGNRQWVVTAYALAFGGLLLFGGRIADLWGRKRAFVTGLTGFAAASALGGAATTGAMMFGARALQGVFGALLAPAALSLLAVTFTDAKERAKAFGIYGAIAGGGGAVGLILGGFLTEYLDWRWTFFVNIPFAIVAAAGAYFVIREPAGGRNRAPLDIPGVVLSTLGLVSLVYGFTRAESEGWSDTLTVSMFVASAVLLLTFALVESRVKAPLLPLRVVTDRNRGGIYLSLGLAVIGMFGLFLFLTYYLQVVRGYTPVRTGFAFLPMVVGMITGSTQIGTRLMTRVAPRLLMGPGFLVAATGMLLLTQLELDSSYATLLLPAMLLLGLGMGTAFMPAMSLATQGVQPRDAGVASAMVNTSQQVGGAIGTALLNTIAASATTSYIQDHIKGAATRPQQQLVQLESMVHGYTSAVWFAVGILVVAAVIALTLVNAGRPGGTKVNGSGDGSGAGAEDETAVPVIVH; from the coding sequence ATGTCTGAAACAGCCGCAAAGGCTCCCGGCGTCCCGGAGGCGTCCGGTGATCCGAGCCGCTGGAAGGCGCTCGTCTTCATCGCGCTCGCCCAGCTGATGGTCGTGCTGGACGCGACCATCGTGAACATCGCGCTGCCCTCCGCCCAGCGCGACCTGGGCATCTCCGACGGCAACCGGCAGTGGGTCGTCACGGCCTACGCCCTCGCCTTCGGCGGACTGCTGCTCTTCGGCGGCCGTATCGCCGACCTCTGGGGCCGCAAGCGGGCCTTCGTGACCGGTCTGACCGGCTTCGCGGCGGCCTCCGCGCTCGGCGGCGCGGCCACCACCGGCGCGATGATGTTCGGCGCCCGCGCGCTGCAGGGCGTCTTCGGCGCGCTGCTCGCGCCCGCCGCGCTCTCCCTGCTCGCGGTGACGTTCACCGACGCCAAGGAGCGCGCCAAGGCGTTCGGCATATACGGCGCGATCGCCGGTGGCGGTGGCGCCGTCGGTCTGATCCTCGGCGGATTCCTCACCGAGTACCTGGACTGGCGCTGGACGTTCTTCGTGAACATCCCGTTCGCGATCGTCGCCGCGGCCGGGGCCTACTTCGTCATCCGCGAGCCGGCCGGCGGCCGCAACCGCGCGCCGCTCGACATCCCGGGCGTGGTGCTGTCCACCCTCGGCCTGGTCTCCCTGGTGTACGGCTTCACCCGCGCCGAGTCCGAGGGCTGGAGCGACACCCTGACCGTCTCGATGTTCGTCGCGTCCGCCGTTCTGCTGCTGACCTTCGCGCTGGTCGAGTCGCGAGTGAAGGCCCCGCTGCTGCCGCTGCGCGTGGTCACCGACCGCAACCGCGGCGGGATCTACCTGTCGCTGGGCCTCGCGGTCATCGGGATGTTCGGCCTGTTCCTCTTCCTGACGTACTACCTCCAGGTCGTGCGGGGGTACACGCCGGTGCGGACCGGCTTCGCCTTCCTTCCGATGGTCGTCGGCATGATCACCGGCTCCACCCAGATCGGCACCCGCCTGATGACCCGGGTGGCACCGCGGCTGCTGATGGGCCCCGGCTTCCTGGTCGCCGCCACCGGCATGCTGCTGCTGACCCAGCTGGAGCTCGACTCCTCCTACGCCACCCTGCTGCTGCCCGCGATGCTGCTGCTGGGCCTCGGCATGGGTACGGCGTTCATGCCGGCCATGTCCCTGGCCACGCAGGGTGTCCAGCCGCGTGACGCGGGTGTCGCCTCCGCGATGGTCAACACCTCCCAGCAGGTGGGCGGCGCCATCGGTACGGCCCTGCTGAACACGATCGCGGCCTCGGCCACGACCTCGTACATCCAGGACCACATCAAGGGTGCCGCCACCAGGCCCCAGCAGCAGCTGGTGCAGTTGGAGAGCATGGTGCACGGCTACACCAGCGCGGTCTGGTTCGCCGTCGGCATCCTGGTCGTGGCCGCCGTGATCGCCCTGACCCTCGTCAACGCGGGGCGTCCGGGCGGCACCAAGGTGAACGGGTCCGGGGACGGGTCCGGCGCGGGCGCCGAGGACGAGACGGCGGTGCCGGTCATCGTCCACTGA
- a CDS encoding TetR/AcrR family transcriptional regulator — translation MQAATTANPEHRKATRLRADALRNRERIVTAAGEMFVEYGPEVPLDEIARRAGVGNATLYRNFPDRDALVREVVCSVMDRTARAAERALAETGDAFGALEHFVHASADERISALCPMVSSTFDRHHPDLEAARERIEHLVEEVMNRAKEAGQLRPDVGVGDVMVAVAQLSRPLAGTGCGSIDRFVHRHLQLFLDGLRAPARSALPGTTATLEELRRA, via the coding sequence GTGCAAGCCGCGACGACCGCGAACCCCGAGCACCGCAAGGCGACCCGGCTTCGCGCCGATGCCCTGCGCAACCGGGAGCGCATCGTCACCGCCGCCGGCGAGATGTTCGTCGAGTACGGCCCCGAGGTGCCGCTCGACGAGATCGCCCGCCGGGCCGGCGTCGGCAACGCCACGCTGTACCGCAACTTCCCGGACCGTGACGCCCTCGTACGCGAGGTCGTCTGCTCCGTCATGGACCGTACGGCGCGGGCGGCCGAGCGGGCGCTCGCGGAGACGGGTGACGCCTTCGGCGCCCTGGAGCACTTCGTGCACGCCTCCGCCGACGAGCGGATCAGCGCGCTGTGCCCGATGGTCTCCAGCACGTTCGACCGGCATCACCCCGACCTGGAAGCCGCCCGTGAAAGGATCGAACACCTCGTCGAGGAGGTCATGAACCGCGCCAAGGAGGCCGGGCAACTGCGCCCCGACGTGGGCGTCGGCGACGTGATGGTCGCCGTGGCCCAGCTCTCCCGGCCGCTGGCCGGCACCGGCTGCGGCAGCATCGACCGCTTCGTGCACCGTCATCTGCAACTGTTCCTGGACGGGCTGCGGGCCCCGGCCCGATCCGCCCTTCCGGGTACGACCGCGACCTTGGAGGAACTCCGCCGGGCCTGA
- a CDS encoding MarR family winged helix-turn-helix transcriptional regulator, with protein sequence MNTAPASAPEPAPTPPDADAHRWLTAEEQGVWLSYRHATTLLEDHLDRQLQRDAGMPHIYYGLLVKLADAPRYRLRMTELAMDAKITRSRLSHAIARLEKNGWVRREDCPSDKRGQFAVLTDQGLQVLRRTAPGHVTAVRQALFDRLTPEQQKSLGEIMQIVAEGLQPNEAGADLPWLR encoded by the coding sequence ATGAACACGGCACCCGCTTCCGCCCCCGAGCCCGCACCCACGCCCCCCGACGCCGATGCCCACCGCTGGCTCACCGCCGAGGAGCAGGGCGTCTGGCTTTCCTACCGGCACGCCACCACCCTGCTCGAGGACCACCTCGACCGCCAGCTCCAGCGCGACGCGGGCATGCCGCACATCTATTACGGCCTCCTCGTCAAGCTCGCCGACGCCCCGCGGTACCGGCTGCGGATGACCGAACTGGCCATGGACGCCAAGATCACCCGCTCCCGCCTCTCCCACGCGATCGCCCGCCTGGAGAAGAACGGCTGGGTGCGCCGCGAGGACTGTCCCTCCGACAAGCGCGGCCAGTTCGCGGTCCTCACCGACCAGGGTCTCCAGGTGCTGCGCCGCACCGCGCCGGGTCATGTGACCGCCGTACGCCAGGCGCTCTTCGACCGTCTCACCCCGGAACAGCAGAAGTCCCTCGGCGAGATCATGCAGATCGTCGCCGAGGGACTCCAGCCGAACGAAGCGGGTGCGGACCTGCCCTGGCTCCGCTGA